In Pseudomonas nunensis, a single window of DNA contains:
- a CDS encoding YciC family protein: MNPFDVLRDSLYFFKRNLGQIVQLCLPLVIFEAFLQQMVDNTAGPDGFPGYSVIVGLLVYPLYTAALILFLDARSRGESPRIRDLLATSASLWPRFALLTALNTLLILLGLSLYFLPGIWLMVTLAFAEYLLVLRGMGPLAAMKESLRLTRGHFLRILVCILAVMAPLWLLKGASLEMYPEPQNPVLGLLIDSAHSFLQLFTSVVLFRLFMLISEVPDKTDRPI, translated from the coding sequence ATGAATCCGTTCGATGTGCTGCGTGACTCCCTGTATTTCTTCAAGCGCAATCTGGGCCAGATCGTGCAACTGTGCCTGCCGCTGGTGATTTTCGAAGCGTTCTTGCAACAAATGGTCGACAACACCGCCGGCCCGGATGGTTTCCCCGGTTACAGCGTGATCGTCGGTTTGCTGGTGTATCCGCTGTACACCGCAGCGCTGATTCTGTTTCTCGACGCTCGCAGCCGTGGCGAATCGCCGCGCATCCGCGACCTGCTCGCCACTTCCGCTTCCCTGTGGCCACGCTTCGCCCTGCTCACAGCGCTCAACACGCTGCTGATTCTGCTGGGCCTGTCGCTGTACTTCCTGCCGGGTATCTGGCTGATGGTGACCCTGGCTTTCGCCGAGTACCTGCTGGTGCTGCGCGGCATGGGTCCGTTGGCGGCGATGAAGGAAAGCCTGCGCCTGACTCGCGGCCATTTCCTGCGCATCCTGGTGTGCATCCTCGCGGTGATGGCGCCGTTGTGGCTGCTCAAGGGTGCCAGTCTGGAGATGTACCCGGAGCCACAAAATCCGGTGCTTGGCTTGCTGATCGACAGCGCCCACAGCTTCCTGCAATTGTTCACCAGTGTGGTGCTGTTCCGCCTGTTCATGTTGATCAGCGAAGTACCTGACAAAACCGATAGACCCATCTGA
- a CDS encoding DUF2076 domain-containing protein — protein sequence MNSEEQTLIDGLFSRLQQAETDSAPRDAQAEARIKEHLTRQPAAGYFMTQAILVQEAAIKSLDEQNKQQAQQIQQLQAELQQAKASAPAPSSGGFLSSIFGGGSRDPQPAPTQSAPPSTGGWREPARPSFNSQPPQQNFGAPQQNYGAPQQNYAPQQQAPVGSGFLGGALKTAAGVAGGVMLAQGISSLFHGNQQPQEIVEVIKEEPAQVNDHSGNDWNNDQNVAGNDSNDQSNFTDADYSDDSSSFFGGDDDDSFV from the coding sequence ATGAACAGCGAAGAACAAACCCTGATCGATGGACTGTTTTCCCGGCTGCAACAGGCCGAAACGGATTCAGCCCCGCGTGACGCCCAGGCCGAGGCGCGGATCAAGGAGCACCTGACTCGCCAGCCCGCCGCGGGCTATTTCATGACCCAGGCGATTCTGGTGCAAGAGGCTGCGATCAAAAGCCTCGACGAGCAGAACAAACAGCAAGCCCAGCAAATCCAGCAGTTGCAGGCCGAATTGCAACAGGCCAAGGCCTCCGCGCCGGCGCCGAGCAGTGGCGGTTTTCTGTCGAGCATCTTCGGTGGCGGCTCCCGCGATCCGCAACCTGCGCCGACGCAAAGTGCTCCGCCATCCACTGGCGGTTGGCGTGAACCGGCGCGGCCATCATTCAACTCGCAACCGCCACAGCAGAACTTCGGTGCACCGCAACAGAACTACGGCGCCCCGCAGCAAAACTACGCGCCGCAACAGCAAGCACCGGTCGGTAGCGGCTTCCTCGGTGGTGCACTGAAAACCGCCGCTGGCGTGGCCGGTGGCGTGATGCTGGCGCAAGGTATCAGCAGCCTGTTCCACGGCAACCAGCAACCGCAGGAAATCGTCGAAGTCATCAAGGAAGAGCCAGCCCAGGTCAACGACCACAGTGGCAATGACTGGAACAACGACCAGAACGTGGCCGGCAACGACTCCAACGATCAGAGCAATTTCACCGACGCCGACTACAGCGATGACAGCTCGTCATTCTTCGGCGGCGATGACGACGACTCCTTCGTCTGA
- a CDS encoding NYN domain-containing protein, giving the protein MKKIAVFADVQNLYYTVRQAYGCHFNYAALWADISKQGEIVEAYAYAIDRGDSKQQQFQQILRNLGFVVKLKPYIQRSDGSAKGDWDVGITLDIMDAADHVDEVVLASGDGDFDMLLERIISKHGVQAVAYGVPGLTANSLIRAASRYVPIEGALLLKN; this is encoded by the coding sequence ATGAAGAAAATCGCAGTGTTCGCCGACGTTCAAAACCTCTATTACACCGTGCGTCAGGCCTATGGTTGCCACTTCAACTATGCCGCGCTGTGGGCTGACATCAGCAAACAGGGCGAGATTGTCGAGGCGTATGCCTACGCCATTGATCGCGGTGACAGCAAACAGCAGCAGTTCCAGCAGATCCTGCGCAACTTGGGCTTCGTCGTGAAGCTCAAGCCCTACATCCAGCGCAGCGACGGCTCGGCCAAAGGCGACTGGGACGTGGGCATCACCCTCGACATCATGGACGCCGCCGACCATGTCGACGAAGTGGTGCTGGCTTCCGGCGACGGTGATTTCGATATGCTGTTGGAGCGCATCATCAGCAAACACGGCGTGCAAGCGGTGGCTTACGGCGTGCCGGGTTTGACCGCCAACTCGCTGATCCGCGCCGCCAGCCGTTATGTGCCGATCGAAGGCGCGTTGCTGCTCAAGAATTGA
- a CDS encoding PolC-type DNA polymerase III encodes MERIAVIDFETTGISPSSSCRATEIAVVILEQGRIVERYQSLMNAGVRVPAFIEQLTGISNAMLRTAPSAEQVMNEVNEFVGITPLLAHNAAFDQKFWDFELGRIKRTRLQNFACSLLLARRLMPAAPNHKLGTLTTFASLPNTGKAHRAMADAEMAANLTTHLAEQLRQQHGLRELSHDLLVSLQKVPAAKINEHLKRHRGF; translated from the coding sequence TTGGAACGCATAGCAGTCATCGACTTTGAAACCACCGGGATCTCCCCTAGCAGCAGCTGCCGGGCCACGGAAATTGCCGTGGTGATCCTCGAACAGGGACGCATCGTCGAGCGTTACCAAAGCCTGATGAACGCCGGCGTGCGCGTACCGGCCTTCATCGAACAACTCACCGGCATCAGCAACGCCATGCTGCGTACCGCGCCCTCGGCCGAGCAGGTGATGAACGAAGTTAACGAGTTCGTCGGCATCACCCCGCTGCTGGCGCACAACGCCGCGTTCGACCAGAAGTTCTGGGATTTTGAACTTGGCCGGATCAAACGCACGCGGTTGCAGAACTTTGCCTGCTCACTGTTGCTGGCCCGTCGGTTGATGCCGGCTGCGCCAAATCACAAACTCGGCACCCTCACCACCTTCGCCAGTTTGCCCAACACCGGCAAGGCTCACCGGGCCATGGCGGATGCGGAAATGGCCGCCAACCTGACGACGCATCTGGCTGAACAACTGCGCCAACAGCATGGGCTGCGCGAGCTGTCGCATGATCTGCTGGTCAGCCTGCAGAAAGTGCCGGCGGCGAAGATCAACGAGCATCTTAAGCGCCATCGCGGGTTCTGA
- a CDS encoding BRO-N domain-containing protein: protein MVKITPNPPDHYIPQTFIRHHIQLRALLLHAEAWFCARDIGRLMGVDIGGRHALKLDADQRRMMCLSGTDEPQETLMLSESGVYAMLVYHYCPENRNLRRWLTHHVVPMLRDGAGAGSNQAPSLRLMEWAGGTLSLLHWRTEPWVRLKDMPCLLGAGYSGVRGF, encoded by the coding sequence ATGGTCAAAATTACCCCCAATCCCCCAGATCACTACATCCCCCAAACCTTCATCCGCCATCACATCCAGCTGCGAGCACTTTTACTGCACGCAGAAGCCTGGTTTTGCGCCCGCGATATCGGCCGATTGATGGGTGTAGATATCGGCGGGCGACACGCGCTCAAGCTCGATGCCGATCAACGTCGGATGATGTGTTTGTCTGGAACCGACGAACCCCAGGAAACGCTGATGCTGAGCGAGTCCGGCGTGTACGCGATGCTGGTCTATCACTACTGCCCGGAGAACCGGAATTTGCGGCGTTGGCTGACTCACCATGTGGTGCCGATGCTGCGCGACGGTGCCGGAGCCGGTTCGAATCAAGCGCCAAGTTTGCGTTTGATGGAATGGGCGGGGGGCACATTAAGCCTGCTGCATTGGCGGACAGAACCATGGGTTCGTTTAAAAGACATGCCGTGTTTGCTAGGCGCCGGATATAGCGGCGTTCGCGGATTCTGA
- a CDS encoding Lrp/AsnC family transcriptional regulator — MDKYDRMLLSALLENGRASYAELARKVNLSAPAVAERVAKLEASGVITGYQATVDMSKIGLPIQCVIELRLNQHGNQKAYDDLIKIPQLTECHRVTGDPCVIMQAAVGSMPELEELINRIAKFGFSKTSIVLSSAIEKRVPLGQLEGNGK; from the coding sequence ATGGACAAGTACGACCGCATGCTCCTCAGCGCCCTGTTGGAAAACGGTCGGGCGTCCTACGCCGAACTGGCGCGCAAAGTGAACCTCTCCGCCCCGGCCGTCGCCGAGCGCGTGGCCAAACTTGAGGCCTCCGGGGTGATTACCGGTTACCAGGCGACGGTCGACATGTCGAAAATCGGCCTGCCAATCCAGTGCGTGATCGAGCTGCGCCTGAACCAGCACGGCAATCAAAAGGCCTACGACGACCTGATCAAAATCCCGCAATTGACCGAGTGCCATCGGGTCACTGGTGATCCGTGCGTGATCATGCAAGCGGCGGTGGGGTCGATGCCGGAGCTGGAAGAGTTGATCAATCGCATTGCCAAGTTCGGGTTCAGCAAGACATCGATTGTGTTGTCCAGCGCGATAGAAAAGCGCGTGCCGTTGGGGCAGCTGGAAGGAAATGGCAAATAG
- the yedA gene encoding drug/metabolite exporter YedA — MPGLRRFPLPLIAAFFALYVIWGSTYLVIRIGVQYWPPLMLGGIRFVIAGTLMYAFLRWRGAPAPTWAQWKAAGIIGILLLSFGNGAVSVAEHTGVASGVAALAVATVPLFTLLCGYFWGARNTRLEWAGIVLGLIGIAMLNLGSNLQSSPLGAALLVFAAATWAFGSVWSKHLPLPQGAMASAVEMLVGGVVLLIGSAVSGEHLESLPPMEGWAALAYLIGFGSIIAFNAYMYLLKNVRPAAATSYAYVNPAVAVLLGIVFVGETIGIEEAIAMAVIISAVVLIGLPQWRRAPVRPAAVAPTESRVN, encoded by the coding sequence ATGCCTGGCTTACGTCGCTTCCCCTTGCCGTTGATCGCCGCATTTTTCGCGTTGTACGTGATTTGGGGCTCGACCTATCTGGTCATCCGCATCGGCGTGCAGTACTGGCCGCCGTTGATGCTCGGCGGCATTCGCTTTGTGATTGCCGGGACGCTGATGTACGCATTCCTGCGCTGGCGCGGGGCGCCGGCGCCGACCTGGGCGCAGTGGAAAGCGGCGGGGATCATCGGGATTTTGCTGCTCAGTTTCGGTAACGGCGCGGTGAGCGTGGCTGAACACACCGGGGTGGCATCCGGGGTAGCCGCGCTGGCGGTGGCGACGGTGCCGTTGTTTACCTTGCTCTGTGGATATTTCTGGGGCGCGCGTAATACCCGTCTCGAATGGGCCGGGATTGTGCTCGGGCTGATCGGCATCGCCATGCTCAACCTCGGCTCCAACCTGCAATCGAGCCCGTTGGGCGCGGCGTTGCTGGTGTTTGCCGCCGCGACCTGGGCGTTCGGCTCGGTGTGGAGCAAACATTTGCCGTTGCCCCAAGGCGCGATGGCCAGTGCCGTGGAAATGCTGGTGGGCGGCGTGGTGTTGCTGATCGGCAGTGCGGTCAGCGGCGAACACCTGGAGAGTCTGCCGCCGATGGAAGGCTGGGCCGCGTTGGCTTACCTGATCGGCTTCGGTTCGATCATCGCCTTCAACGCCTACATGTACCTGTTGAAAAATGTGCGTCCGGCGGCGGCCACCAGTTATGCCTACGTCAACCCGGCAGTGGCGGTGTTGCTGGGGATCGTGTTTGTCGGCGAGACCATTGGTATTGAAGAGGCGATTGCGATGGCGGTGATCATCAGCGCCGTGGTGTTGATCGGCTTGCCGCAGTGGCGACGGGCCCCGGTGCGACCTGCGGCGGTGGCGCCGACAGAATCCCGTGTGAATTAG
- a CDS encoding DEAD/DEAH box helicase translates to MTFASLGLIEPLLRSLETLGYQTPTPVQAQAIPAVLAGRDLMAAAQTGTGKTAGFALPLLQLLAMEGPKVASNSVRALILVPTRELAEQVHEAVRQYAENLPLSTYAVYGGVSINPQMMKLRKGVDVLVATPGRLLDLYRQKALKFNQLQTLILDEADRMLDLGFSEELGNIYRVLPKQRQTLLFSATFSDAIRLLAGQMLNDPLSIEVSPRNVAANTVKQWVVVVDKKRKPELFIHLLRKGKWKQVLVFAKTRNGVDALVEKLQGLGINADGIHGDKPQATRQRALDRFKASEVQILVATDVAARGLDIEDLPLVVNFDLPIVAEDYIHRIGRTGRAGATGEAISLVCADEVNQLSAIEMLTRQTLTRQTEQDFEPEHRVPDTDSSGQVVKKPKKPKKPKTAGGGKRNLGKWVESGDASAVEPSIKPVRKVPVFNTGPRKKKP, encoded by the coding sequence ATGACTTTCGCCTCCCTTGGCCTGATCGAACCCTTGCTGCGCTCTCTTGAGACGCTCGGCTACCAGACGCCTACGCCGGTCCAGGCGCAAGCCATTCCGGCGGTGCTGGCCGGTCGCGACCTGATGGCTGCGGCCCAGACCGGCACCGGTAAAACTGCCGGTTTCGCGCTGCCGCTGCTGCAGTTGCTGGCCATGGAAGGGCCGAAAGTTGCCTCCAACTCGGTGCGTGCGCTGATCCTGGTGCCGACCCGCGAACTGGCCGAACAGGTTCACGAAGCCGTGCGTCAGTACGCCGAGAACCTGCCGCTCAGCACTTACGCGGTGTACGGCGGCGTCAGCATCAACCCGCAGATGATGAAGCTGCGCAAAGGTGTCGACGTACTGGTGGCGACCCCGGGTCGTCTGCTCGACCTGTATCGCCAGAAGGCTCTCAAGTTCAATCAACTGCAAACCCTGATCCTCGACGAAGCCGATCGCATGCTCGATCTGGGTTTCTCCGAAGAGCTGGGGAACATCTACCGCGTACTGCCGAAGCAACGTCAAACGCTGCTGTTCTCGGCGACCTTCTCCGATGCGATCCGCTTGCTGGCCGGGCAAATGCTCAACGATCCGCTGAGTATCGAAGTCAGCCCGCGCAATGTGGCGGCCAACACCGTCAAGCAATGGGTTGTGGTGGTGGACAAGAAGCGCAAGCCGGAGCTGTTCATTCATTTGCTGCGCAAGGGCAAGTGGAAACAGGTGCTGGTGTTCGCTAAGACCCGCAACGGCGTGGACGCGCTGGTGGAAAAACTCCAGGGCCTGGGCATCAATGCCGACGGCATCCACGGCGACAAACCGCAAGCGACCCGTCAGCGGGCGCTTGATCGGTTCAAGGCCAGTGAAGTACAGATTCTGGTCGCCACAGACGTCGCGGCCCGTGGTCTGGACATCGAAGATTTGCCGTTGGTGGTCAACTTCGACCTGCCGATCGTGGCCGAGGACTACATCCACCGCATCGGTCGTACTGGCCGTGCGGGTGCCACCGGTGAGGCAATTTCCTTGGTGTGCGCAGATGAAGTGAATCAGCTGTCGGCCATCGAGATGTTGACCCGTCAGACACTGACTCGCCAGACCGAGCAGGATTTCGAGCCTGAGCATCGGGTTCCGGATACCGATTCCAGTGGTCAGGTGGTGAAGAAGCCGAAGAAACCGAAGAAGCCAAAGACCGCCGGTGGCGGTAAGCGCAATTTGGGTAAGTGGGTTGAGAGCGGGGACGCTTCGGCGGTGGAGCCTTCGATCAAGCCTGTGCGCAAAGTGCCGGTGTTTAACACTGGGCCGCGTAAGAAAAAGCCTTAA
- a CDS encoding TIGR03862 family flavoprotein, whose translation MTQPSTSLPPHIAIIGGGPAGLMAAEVLSQAGIKVDLYDGMPSVGRKFLLAGVGGMNITHSEAYPAFLSRYAERAPQIAPLLRSFGADALCQWIHDLGIETFVGSSGRVFPTDMKAAPLLRAWLKRLRDAGVVIHTRHRWLGWNEHGDLRITSPDGEITVKPDATLLALGGGSWSRLGSDGAWMLPLEQRGVGLAPLQPSNCGFEVQAWSELMVSKFAGAPLKNIAIGLNDDIPRLGECVITATGIEGSLIYALSAPIREAINQHSSATIHIDLLPGRPVDKVETALKKPRGSRSMSKHLHSQLGIDGVKAALLRELTAAECFADPALLAKAIKALPLTLVKTRPLDEAISSAGGVTFESMDERLMLKQLPGVFCAGEMLDWEAPTGGYLLTGCFASGRAAGFGMVEWLQRKS comes from the coding sequence ATGACCCAGCCCTCGACTTCCCTCCCCCCGCACATCGCCATCATCGGCGGCGGCCCCGCTGGCCTGATGGCCGCCGAGGTCCTGAGCCAGGCCGGGATCAAAGTCGATCTGTACGACGGCATGCCCTCCGTAGGACGAAAATTCCTGCTGGCCGGCGTCGGTGGCATGAACATCACCCACTCCGAAGCCTACCCGGCGTTCCTCTCGCGCTACGCCGAACGGGCGCCGCAAATCGCCCCGTTGCTGCGATCATTCGGCGCCGATGCGCTGTGCCAGTGGATTCATGACCTGGGCATCGAAACCTTTGTCGGCAGCTCTGGCCGGGTTTTTCCTACGGACATGAAAGCCGCGCCCCTACTCCGCGCCTGGCTCAAACGACTGCGCGATGCAGGCGTGGTTATCCACACCCGCCATCGCTGGCTCGGCTGGAATGAGCACGGTGATTTGCGTATCACCAGTCCCGACGGCGAAATCACCGTCAAACCCGACGCCACCCTGCTCGCCCTCGGCGGCGGCAGTTGGTCGCGCCTGGGCTCGGACGGCGCGTGGATGCTGCCCTTGGAACAGCGCGGCGTAGGACTGGCACCGCTGCAACCGAGCAATTGCGGCTTCGAGGTGCAGGCCTGGAGCGAATTGATGGTCAGCAAATTCGCTGGCGCGCCGCTGAAAAATATCGCGATTGGCTTGAATGACGACATCCCGCGCCTCGGGGAATGTGTGATCACTGCCACGGGGATTGAAGGCAGCTTGATCTATGCACTGTCGGCACCGATTCGCGAAGCCATCAATCAGCACAGCTCAGCGACCATTCATATCGACCTGTTGCCGGGCCGGCCTGTGGATAAAGTTGAGACTGCGCTGAAGAAACCGCGCGGCTCGCGCTCGATGTCCAAACACCTGCACAGTCAGCTTGGAATCGATGGTGTGAAAGCGGCGTTGCTAAGAGAGTTGACGGCGGCCGAGTGCTTTGCCGATCCGGCGTTGCTGGCCAAAGCGATCAAGGCGTTGCCGCTGACGCTGGTTAAAACCCGTCCATTGGATGAAGCCATCAGTAGCGCGGGTGGCGTGACGTTCGAGTCGATGGATGAGCGCTTGATGCTCAAGCAACTGCCTGGCGTGTTCTGCGCGGGGGAAATGCTGGACTGGGAAGCACCGACGGGGGGCTATCTGCTGACGGGGTGTTTTGCCAGTGGGCGCGCGGCTGGGTTTGGGATGGTGGAGTGGCTACAGCGCAAGAGCTGA
- a CDS encoding histone deacetylase produces the protein MPLPLIYHEDYSPEFPAEHRFPMDKFRLLRDHLVDSGLVRDADLLRPELCPAEILALAHDPAYIERYMSGELSREDQRRLGLPWNEALARRTVRAVGGSLLAAEQALEHGLACHLAGGTHHAHYDYPAGFCIFNDLAVISHYLLESGRVNRVLIFDCDVHQGDGTARILHNTPDAVTVSLHCEKNFPARKAESDWDIPLPKGMGDADYLKVVDDALNYLLPLYQPDLVLYDAGVDVHKDDALGYLKLTDEGVAARDESVMRHCLGRDIPVVGVIGGGYSKDRQALARRHGILHHSAQRVWQSSGCH, from the coding sequence ATGCCCCTGCCTTTGATCTACCACGAAGACTACAGCCCCGAGTTTCCGGCGGAACACCGCTTCCCTATGGACAAGTTTCGCCTGCTGCGCGATCACCTGGTGGACAGTGGTCTGGTCCGGGACGCCGACCTGCTGCGCCCGGAACTGTGTCCGGCAGAGATTCTCGCCCTCGCACATGACCCTGCGTATATCGAACGCTATATGAGCGGCGAGTTGTCCCGCGAAGACCAGCGGCGCCTCGGCCTACCGTGGAACGAAGCCCTGGCCCGGCGCACGGTGCGGGCGGTTGGCGGCTCATTGCTGGCGGCCGAGCAGGCGCTGGAGCATGGGCTGGCCTGTCACCTGGCCGGCGGCACCCATCACGCGCACTACGACTATCCGGCCGGGTTCTGCATCTTCAATGACCTGGCGGTGATCAGCCATTACCTGCTGGAAAGCGGTCGGGTGAATCGGGTGTTGATCTTCGATTGCGACGTGCACCAGGGCGACGGGACTGCACGGATCCTGCACAACACCCCGGACGCGGTGACCGTTTCCCTGCATTGCGAAAAGAATTTTCCTGCACGCAAAGCCGAAAGCGACTGGGACATTCCTTTGCCCAAGGGCATGGGCGATGCGGATTATTTGAAGGTGGTGGACGACGCGCTCAACTATTTGCTGCCGCTCTACCAACCGGACCTGGTGCTGTATGACGCCGGGGTCGATGTGCATAAGGATGACGCGCTGGGTTACCTGAAGCTGACCGACGAAGGCGTCGCCGCCCGGGATGAAAGCGTGATGCGACACTGCCTGGGCCGAGACATTCCGGTAGTCGGGGTGATCGGCGGCGGCTACAGCAAGGACCGTCAGGCACTGGCCCGTCGCCACGGCATCCTGCATCACAGCGCACAACGGGTGTGGCAGTCATCAGGTTGTCATTGA
- a CDS encoding GNAT family N-acetyltransferase: MEPILELESARLLLRQWSDEDLPEFAAMCADPQVMRYFPEPLSRLESASLIGRIRGHFAEHGFGLWALERKDTGAFIGFTGLGVVGFDAPFTPATEIGWRLAREHWGLGYASEAAWTALRCGFDRLALKEVVAFTAQANLPSEKVMQAIGMQHDSADDFDHPKLAPEHPLRHHVLYRITREQWLQTLHG; this comes from the coding sequence ATGGAGCCGATACTGGAACTTGAAAGCGCACGCTTGCTGTTGCGGCAATGGAGCGATGAGGATTTGCCGGAGTTTGCGGCAATGTGCGCCGATCCGCAGGTGATGCGTTATTTCCCCGAGCCCTTGAGCCGACTGGAAAGTGCGTCGCTGATCGGACGGATCCGCGGGCACTTTGCCGAGCACGGTTTCGGCCTCTGGGCATTGGAGCGCAAGGACACCGGCGCGTTTATCGGTTTTACCGGATTGGGTGTGGTCGGTTTCGACGCGCCCTTTACCCCGGCCACCGAAATCGGCTGGCGCCTGGCCCGCGAACACTGGGGCCTGGGTTATGCCAGTGAAGCGGCGTGGACCGCTCTGCGCTGCGGCTTTGACCGGTTGGCGCTGAAAGAGGTCGTCGCGTTCACCGCGCAAGCCAATCTGCCGTCGGAGAAAGTCATGCAGGCCATCGGCATGCAGCATGATTCAGCCGATGACTTCGACCACCCGAAGCTCGCACCCGAGCATCCGCTGCGTCACCATGTCCTGTACCGCATCACCCGTGAACAATGGCTGCAAACCTTGCATGGATAA
- the tesB gene encoding acyl-CoA thioesterase II, with translation MSQVLEDLVDLLTLEPIEENLFRGRSQDLGFRQLFGGQVLGQSLSAASQTVEEARHVHSMHGYFLRPGDAKLPVVYQVDRVRDGGSFSTRRVTAIQKGNPIFTCSASFQYDEEGFQHQTEMPQVVGPENLPSELELTQQRAHLIPEHMREKLLCPKPIEVRPVTEKDPYNPQAADPIKYVWFRADGALADSPALHKYLLAYASDFGLLTTSLLPHGKSVWQKDMQVASLDHALWFHSDLRADDWLLYAMDSPWAGNSRGFSRGSVFNRAGQLVASVTQEGLIRHRKDWA, from the coding sequence ATGAGCCAAGTATTGGAAGATCTGGTAGACCTGCTGACCCTGGAACCGATTGAAGAAAACCTGTTCCGTGGCCGCAGCCAGGACCTGGGTTTCCGTCAGTTGTTCGGCGGCCAGGTGCTCGGCCAGTCCCTGTCGGCGGCCAGTCAGACCGTTGAAGAGGCGCGTCATGTGCACTCGATGCACGGTTATTTCCTGCGCCCGGGCGATGCCAAGTTGCCGGTGGTGTATCAGGTTGATCGGGTGCGCGATGGCGGCAGTTTCAGCACTCGCCGGGTGACGGCAATCCAGAAGGGCAACCCGATTTTCACCTGCAGCGCGTCCTTCCAGTACGACGAAGAAGGCTTCCAGCACCAGACCGAAATGCCCCAAGTGGTCGGCCCGGAAAACCTGCCGTCGGAACTGGAACTGACTCAACAACGCGCGCACTTGATCCCGGAACATATGCGCGAAAAACTGCTCTGCCCGAAACCGATCGAAGTCCGCCCGGTGACCGAGAAAGACCCCTACAACCCGCAAGCGGCCGACCCGATCAAGTACGTCTGGTTTCGTGCCGACGGTGCCTTGGCCGATTCGCCGGCGCTGCACAAATACCTGCTGGCCTACGCCTCGGACTTCGGGCTGCTGACTACCTCGCTGCTGCCCCACGGCAAATCGGTGTGGCAGAAAGACATGCAGGTCGCCAGCCTCGACCACGCGTTGTGGTTCCATTCCGACCTGCGCGCCGATGACTGGCTGCTCTATGCGATGGACAGTCCGTGGGCCGGTAATTCCCGTGGATTCTCCCGTGGCAGCGTGTTCAACCGTGCCGGGCAACTGGTGGCCTCGGTCACTCAGGAAGGCCTGATTCGTCATCGCAAGGATTGGGCATGA
- a CDS encoding HAD family hydrolase, producing MSLTEVRHWVFDMDGTLTVAVHDFAAIRVALAIPAEDDILTHLAALPAEEAAAKHAWLLEHERDLALGSKPAPGAVELVRELAGRGYRLGILTRNARELAHVTLEAIGLADCFAVEDVLGRDEAPPKPHPGGLLKLAEAWNVPASEMVMVGDYRFDLDCGRAAGARTVLVNLPDNPWPELADWHAADCVELRRMLFA from the coding sequence ATGAGCCTTACCGAGGTGCGGCACTGGGTGTTCGACATGGACGGCACCCTGACGGTGGCCGTGCATGACTTCGCGGCGATCCGCGTGGCGCTGGCGATCCCGGCCGAAGACGACATCCTGACCCACCTCGCCGCGCTGCCCGCCGAAGAAGCTGCCGCCAAACATGCGTGGTTGCTGGAGCATGAACGGGATCTGGCGCTGGGCTCGAAACCGGCACCCGGTGCGGTGGAACTGGTGCGTGAACTGGCCGGGCGCGGTTATCGCCTCGGCATCCTCACGCGCAATGCTCGCGAACTGGCGCATGTGACCCTGGAGGCCATCGGCCTGGCGGACTGCTTTGCGGTTGAGGATGTGTTGGGTCGTGACGAAGCGCCGCCCAAGCCGCATCCCGGTGGTTTATTGAAATTGGCCGAAGCCTGGAATGTGCCGGCGAGCGAGATGGTGATGGTCGGTGATTACCGCTTTGACCTGGATTGCGGTCGGGCGGCAGGGGCGCGGACGGTGTTGGTGAATTTGCCGGATAACCCGTGGCCGGAGTTGGCGGATTGGCATGCGGCGGATTGTGTTGAGTTGCGGCGGATGCTTTTCGCTTGA